The following nucleotide sequence is from Trifolium pratense cultivar HEN17-A07 linkage group LG2, ARS_RC_1.1, whole genome shotgun sequence.
CTTAAGGAATTCGTTTGAAGTAAACTCTCCTCCTCGGTCGGATCTTATGGCTTTAATCACGAAACTAAGGTACAAATCGTTAGTCTATATACTCTTATTGAAGATGCTctcaaaatttttatattttattttttattattacatattcgggctaattagactcatgcacCATGGGTCGAAGTTCTAGTTACTATGAATACTACATTGTGTTTGACTATATGCCATTTGGAAAATTAAGTCGTAGAATTACTCGCTATCTATATAATGAAAATTCAATCAGACTAATTGGTTCAACCAGTTGAACCGAAAAAACAGACCTGTTTCAGTCCAATTAACTCTTAAAACTATGCAattccaaataaataaacaaaaactatGCAATTCACCTCAACAATTAAtgaacaaaaaagaagaaagaaaccaTACTCATATACTCACATAATTCTATTACATTTCATCTTCAAACATGCAAGGGTTCTTTTTCATGTTCTTGTTCATCACTTCACTTTCTATTCTCATCACAATCTCAACCTCTACAGATACCTTAACCTCATCACAAATTCTCACAACAAACCAGACTCTTGAATCATCCTATGAAACATTCGTTCTTGGTTTCATCCCCGGAACAAATTCAAACATTTATTTAGCCATATGGTACAAAAACATCGACCCCAGAACAGTTGTTTGGGTCGCAAACAGAGACCACCCTCTTCAAAATAATTCAACCAATGATGGCTTTCTCAAAATTGGTGACAATGGAAACATAGTACTTCTCAATTCATCATCAAACAACAACCTCGTATggtcttcaaatcaaacaacagTTACTAAAAACCAACTTGTTCTTCAGCTTTTGGATCATGGAAATTTAGTTCTAAGAGAAACAAACGTGAACGACCCAACAAAATATCTATGGCAAAGCTTTGATTTTCCCACAGATACTTTGTTACCATCCATGAACATGGGTTGGAACTTCGACAAAAACACCGAAAAGCATTTAACTTCATGGAAGATCACAGGTGAAGATCCTTCAACAGGTGATTATTCattcaaaattgattttcatGGTTTGCCAGAAATTTTCCTATGGAATGATGAAAATATTATATATCGAAGTGGACCTTGGAATGGTGAAAGATTTAGTGGTGTACCGGAGATGGAACAAGATACAGATTCATTAGTTTTCGATTTTTCATCGAATGAACACGGTGTTAACTACCTGTTTATGATCGGAAATCCATCAATTTTCTCGCTACTGGTGGTGGATTCGTCTGGTGTACTTCAACGTCGAACTTGGGTTGAAAGTAGTAAAACTTGGACAACTTTTTGGTATGCACCGAAAGATCAATGTGATGATTACAAAGAGTGTGGTCCATATAGTGTTTGTGACACTAATGCTAATCCGTTTTGTGTATGTGTGAAAGGTTTTAGTCCTAAGAATGAACAAGCATGGAAATTGAGAGATGGATCAGATGGGTGTGTGAGGAATATAAATTTGGATTGTGAGAGTGATAAATTTTATCATATGGAGAATGTGAAGTTACCTGAGACAAGTTCTGTGTTTGTGAACATGACAATGGGAATTGATGAATGTGGTGACTTGTGTCATAGGAATTGTTCATGTAGTGGTTATGCTAATGTTTATATTACTAATGGTGGAAGTGGTTGTGTTATGTGGTTTGGTGAACTTGTTGATATAAGAAGTTATTCTGATGTTGGACAAGATCTTTTTGTTAGATTAGCAGCTTCTGAGATAGgtatgtttttctttctttcttttaattataatttaattgtttttcttatctTATTATGGCTTTGATTTTCTGTTTATATAGTTTATGAGATAGGTATGATTGTTAGAAATTAGGCTATTATGAGTTAGAGGGTAATATGCATTTTGGTTGATTGAAAGTTTTTGTCTACTAGTGAAACACTCAATGGATACATGTACAATTCAAATCCTTGGAAAGATTATCAAaagcaaaataataataagaagaaggagaatgttaacatgtgcaactaaagacacatgttaagaagataaatgtggtaaacattaaatattaagtttgtaaattcaactctttaaacattaaatatttgtatcattaaatgctatatttcctttttaggtagcttaacatgtgccctcgatgcacatgttaacatgaatATTATATCACGTTGGAATTTTATAtgctttttaatatttatatttttagtaaaaaaaaaaataattatttttctctttctttttggtaaaatttttatttttctatttataaatatttaaaattttaatagtgCTTTATTAATCTAAACTAAAAACTAAacataacatataaataaaattacaaacataatatcaatcgttagttggtcccgTGATGATTGACGCTAGACTTGATAGGAAGAACCACAATTCGATAGCCTGCAACTGCAATCGAAAGAAGGTTGGTCTGATGTCAAAACTGATCCTGAACTAACCGGATACtggtggtggaaaaaaaaatactaacattgtaaaaaaaaatagctctaccatcataaatttttattttaattatttgggGCTGTCCGAATATATGACCTGGCTTGTATTCAATTATGACTGCGGGTGGGGTAGTCGTGTATGTAACTCGTGTTTGATTGAGTGGACCGACCTTATGAATTTTTCAACCATACTAATTAAGTGCTTTTCACAATCATATTTGGGCGCGTTCTACCGTGGGCATGCTATTCATATAGCTCACGGGTGCAACATTTATTAATCAATCCTAACCGTTTATTGGTATGATTATAAGATACACGTAAAGCACCTTAATATTGTCCATGCTCTTCTCATGTCATATCAAAACCAGCCTTTTAAATTTTCTAATTCAATGTTTTCTCATTATTCTTTTAAGCTTTTTTAATTCAACGttttctcattatttttttaggcttaattatacttttggttctttggatttatttattttaagttttaaattgATCTCTTAtctttaaaagtttcaagttagtcccttattttttatttaagtttcaagttaaaaatttcaagtttGTCCCTTAAGTTTGTCCAATCATGTTCCAtgtcattttcttttaattaaaaaaaaaacaaaattaaaacataaagacTAACTTTAAACCTAAAATTAACATAAGGGGTCaacttaaaacataaaataaacataagcgACCAACTTGAAATCTAAAATTTGACGGAACGACTAACTAtgcaacaaaagaaaatataagagaccaacatgaaacttttaaaacataagggatgaacttgaaacctaaaataaagataaaggatcaaaagtgtaattaagactttctttttataattcaacattttatttttacaacatAAATTTAGCAAtaataaatttgataaaaaaaaattaagctctGTTTGGGAAGGTCAATTATTGTCTTTTCTTCTATCTTTACTCTTATTATTTAAtctaaaatttcttttaatccTTTATTATTCTTCTGTGCACTCTTTAGTCTTTACACAGATGAATGACGCCCAGGCAAAGAAGGAGGACTAAGTGGACCCCTTAAGAAAATGCATATTTTAAAACATGGAtcactatttattttttgtttgaacgAAGTGGAACTGGAACCTTAAGAAAATGCGTATTTTTTATGTGTTCTTCTATCCATTTATCATTTATGTGTAGTTGGTATAAAAACTATTtatgtttaacttttttataagGTATAAAAACTGAAAtagaattttataaaaaaaaaaaagaaatagaaataagttcaaaataaaattttaaaaaataaaattaattttataatccctcttttgtcaaaaaaaaaagagagagtataatatttaaaattaatagaaacacaataaataaataaatatgactCTATTGATTAAATCACGAGAATTAATAAAGTTGGTGATAAtactaataaatttattgataattgaggttatttttataaatgagtTTTTTAGTATGTGCAATTTGGCACACGTTACGgagtataattttatattaattgcataaactttttactaaataattgttgttttttaataaaaatgtactacttttagttattttaaaatgtgTACTTtttatcaatcgttagttaaTTTGGTGAAGATTAAtattgaacttggtagggaggatttTTGTTCGATCTTTCGCGATTGGGAGGAGACTGCaaccacttgatgttagaactgacccccgaaccagattaaactgatggtgaaaacaaaTGCAAAATGTGCACACTTTATAAATTTATCGTGTAAGAGAgagtatttatttatgtttattttttttggatagacgaaatgacaaaaccattataaactcacacactCAAGTAAAGGAGACGGGATTCGAACCACGATCATGACGTCTGACTTAACAATTTAGGCATTTTAACCGGTTGAGCTTGGAGTTGTGGACAAATTTATTTAGGTTTATCAAAACATTTATCGTAAagtatagaaaaaaaaaagtagttaaaaTAATTAGGATTatgtagataaaaaaaaattgattgaaaataaaaaaatgatcttaTATTTAAAGATAGAAGTAAGTAGTACTATCTCTGTCTCTAATTATAAAActctgtttgacaaaaatgtactatttatttaccttattttgaccgtatttttttaatgatatataaatgtaaatattaacatataagatattgttttgatgagtattttgaaaatattaaatttttatagcTTTtcctaatagacaattaaagatattaatgatcaaaattgtacatTGATGTACATGTAGAGATTAAACAAGGTTTTATAATTAGGAACGCGGGTAGTAtagtattaaaaattaaaagaattacttttgtcaaaaaatgaaattaaaagaaTTACTTGAAACGGAGAAAGTTAAAAAATCAAGGTTGAAAAAGTTAGAAGAagacaaaaggaaaaatattcTGATATGGAAAGCTTAAAATAAACTCTATACACCCTTTAATCTAAAGGCCCTTAACAGCTGCCCATTGGTGAGAGACATGATAAACTCTCTCACCCTAGCCCGAGCCTCATAATTTGATAGCTATActcacctttttatttttattttttttatttctaatgtATATTCTAGAAGAAAATGAGCTTTCACATTCACATTATTTATCTTGAGATAAAAGCATAGACAAATGTCATTGTACaacttaagtaaaaaaaaataaaaaaattcattgtacAACTATAAAGTCGTTATCATTGCATGGATTGAAAAATCTATTTTAGGTGTGTTcattaaaaaacaacaacaatagtAGCTACATATGcacatttttttcatatttgattttgaatttagaaaacaaaattgaattttggtATGATTAGGAAAGAAGATAATTAGTCCTTAATGAAAGTAGAGAAAGTATTCATTGATGTTATCGGAGACCTTGTTGATTTGCCAATGGTTGGTGGGATTTTGGCatttttgaaaaaggaaagaattTGGCAAATAAGCATTAAGGTGGGGCCGGGGGGACCcaaaaaagttttgtttttatacaTTTTGGGTGGGAGTAGGTGCCTTCCCACAGTTGTATTTGATGGAATTTTTCGCAAGTAAACGAAatatcacgtagtaataaaatatcgattcacagggattgtgtgatcaaactagtctaATAATGTTCATAAACATCATGCAAGAAtaacacataaattgggggtttgtTTGAGTGATTAATTGTTAGAAAACATGCTTTGTGAtaagtggaaaagcgaggtagaatcatcggaatcacctagtctatagctaaatcacatgcaatctaccgTATCAtacgaatttactcaagtgttcacaactggatcaacaaattagtgaatcgcaatctcttgtcaaaatccactctattcgttgtcgatattcccccgatctctcgggcggaagctacctacaacgaatgatatgaaagcgcgtcgatcgttcgctacactctatgtttcaatctctcgaccggaaacactcgagtgctcaatgcaattcagttcagaaattaaaccaatattctcatacgtgacttaactcaaaatcgttataacactaatgaaggattataaagcattaagcgaagaattgcattaagtaaacactatGAAACAGAGTAAATTCTTACAATAGAGCAGATTACATtagattcatctacatcctaggctatcctagatcctacatccacaaggagtttagctcctcatgttgcttcgatcgcgtcctagcttcaacttcatgacttgagaatccatgctattgaggagCTTGAAGCTATCCTATGAAGGTCTGGATCCAACTGTGAAAGCTCCAAAACCAGAAAGTAGATGAAATGTAGCAGATTTTCCAACCTCCGAAACAGAAAATGAGGAATCCTTATATAAtaatcgcaaccacgccgcgcgccagatctatcacgccgcgcgtggttgcaatttcttCAACTACGCGgcgcgtgtaacggtatcacgcggcgcgtgatcaaatctgaggtctctgatcttcaactctgcaatcttcacgccgcgcgtgatagctccacgcccccggcgcAGTTGTCCTTCCTTCCTTCACGCCGCACGTGGtcagtgctacgccgcgcgtgatcaagtcagagagcaatccaattctgatcaaagcttcacgccgcgcgtggtatgcatcacgccgcgcgtgatcatgatgaaaaacttggctccctgtgatctccatcacgcagcgcgtgatgggctacgccccagcgtagtgaaaatcagcaatttcctgcaattttcctgttttcttgcaaaacaagtaatcatgcttatgaatagatttctcttacatttattgcttaaaacctactaaaatgcatctaatgttgccaaaataggcatggattagagagtgtgacgatccgtcatcagtATTCAATGTCCGTTGATATGTCAAACGGAAGTGTTTGAATTGAAATTCAAAACAAGCATAATTTTgtgattgtaattttttttaggttgcTTTTAGGGTGGGGGACATGTCTCATATTGATCTAAGAGGGATTTAGATCATCTTCAGTTTGTTGTTTcctgttttatattttgtgCAATCTcggttttttaattaatttatgattgAGAATTATGTCAAATCATTTTTTGTCGGTCAATCATTAGATCAAATCCAATGATCGAGAATTGCACCGGAAACAAAACTGAAGaagaatgataggaaaggatcTTGATACATCTATGAGTGATGAAAATCGTTCAAAACATTAATAATAACAACGACTATGGTCTCTCTTGTGAGTAGAAGTTCATGGTAGTGTTATAATTTATCGTTCTTGTGACTTAAATATTGCGACTCACGAAAACAAACAATATGGAAAACATATGGACTTTTATTTAAAGACGGCGACTTCTATGTCGTCAAAATTTTGAGCAATTTTTAAGTACATCGGACACTCGGATCAATCTGGACCATACATATCACATTCCCATCCTAGTCCTACCAATTGCCTATTCTatgtatttgattttttttgggtacaaaagaGGGGCAAAGCCCCATGTATTTGATTTTACTAGAAGGGAGTAAatgaatataattaaaattgccTGAGACAAGTTCTGTGTTTGTGAACACGACAAAGGGGACTGATGATGAATGTGGCAATTTGTGTCATAGGAATTGTTCTTGTACTGGTTATGCTTATTTTTATGTTGCTAATGGTGGAAGTGGTTGTGTTTTGTTGTTTGGTGAACTTGTTGATATAAGAAGctattcttatttatattacGTTAGAAGTTATTATTCTCCTGTTGGACTAGATATTTACGTACGCCATGCTGATCAAAAACTTGGTGAGTATGCATAGCTCGTAGTCGTAtctataattttgtttaatttttaggTGATAATCCGCTACCAGAATTTTGATAAATGTGTAAAACAATTATTCTTCATCTTTCAATCATATAATCAGattctaaataaattatactCCAATCATCATAGCTACTGTTACACCAGCTATAGACACAAATGGGAAGAGAAATGTTACACCAATCATCATAGCTACTGTGATAGTAGCAACAATTATTATTGCTGCTTGTACCTATTTCTTATGGTCATGGGCTTCTAAACGT
It contains:
- the LOC123907969 gene encoding receptor-like serine/threonine-protein kinase SD1-8 encodes the protein MQGFFFMFLFITSLSILITISTSTDTLTSSQILTTNQTLESSYETFVLGFIPGTNSNIYLAIWYKNIDPRTVVWVANRDHPLQNNSTNDGFLKIGDNGNIVLLNSSSNNNLVWSSNQTTVTKNQLVLQLLDHGNLVLRETNVNDPTKYLWQSFDFPTDTLLPSMNMGWNFDKNTEKHLTSWKITGEDPSTGDYSFKIDFHGLPEIFLWNDENIIYRSGPWNGERFSGVPEMEQDTDSLVFDFSSNEHGVNYLFMIGNPSIFSLLVVDSSGVLQRRTWVESSKTWTTFWYAPKDQCDDYKECGPYSVCDTNANPFCVCVKGFSPKNEQAWKLRDGSDGCVRNINLDCESDKFYHMENVKLPETSSVFVNMTMGIDECGDLCHRNCSCSGYANVYITNGGSGCVMWFGELVDIRSYSDVGQDLFVRLAASEIATVTPAIDTNGKRNVTPIIIATVIVATIIIAACTYFLWSWASKRSAGSGQTPQENQSASLIRDVKQVKIEDLPLFEFKNISTATNNFSSANKIGQGGFGSVYKGELPDGLEIAVKRLSRASGQGLEEFMNEVIVISKLQHRNLVRLLGCCIEGEEKMLVYEYMPNNSLDFYLFDPIKKKVLDWQKRLYIIEGISRGLLYLHRDSRLRIIHRDLKPGNILLDGELNPKISDFGMARIFGGTENECNTRRIVGTYGYMSPEYVMEGLFSEKSDVFSFGVLLLEIISGRKNTSFYNHEQALSLLGYAWKLWNEDEVVSLIDPQICNPEYLDDILRCIHIGLLCVQEIAKERPTMATVVSMLNSEIVKFPRPFQPGFIQRQIERRGEPSLNRVTVTSLQGR